In the genome of Saccharomonospora viridis DSM 43017, one region contains:
- a CDS encoding IMPACT family protein yields the protein MRVIARDGEHEVEIQRSRFLCTVARVFDVDDAYAVISRVRKAGPNANHHCFAMRIGDPETGELTARSNDDGEPSGTAGVPMLEVLTRRELTDVVAIVSRWFGGIKLGAGGLVRAYSGVLAETLDIVGELRRVRHRELLLALPHDRAGRLEHQLRNSPYRLQEVEYGADVTFTVAVTEDAVTDFKTWLAEHTGTTVDVIDAGPRDLYLP from the coding sequence ATGCGGGTGATCGCCCGCGACGGGGAGCACGAGGTCGAGATCCAGCGGTCACGGTTCCTGTGCACGGTGGCCCGGGTCTTTGACGTCGACGACGCCTACGCGGTGATCTCGCGGGTGCGCAAGGCCGGCCCGAACGCCAACCACCACTGCTTCGCCATGCGGATCGGCGACCCGGAGACCGGTGAGCTCACAGCCCGCAGCAACGACGACGGCGAACCGTCGGGTACCGCGGGCGTGCCCATGCTGGAAGTGCTGACCCGACGCGAGCTGACCGACGTCGTCGCGATCGTGTCCCGCTGGTTCGGCGGTATCAAACTCGGTGCCGGGGGCCTGGTCCGCGCCTACTCCGGTGTGCTGGCCGAGACGCTGGACATCGTCGGCGAACTCCGCCGGGTCCGCCACCGCGAACTGCTGCTGGCACTCCCCCACGACCGCGCCGGACGTCTGGAGCACCAGCTACGCAACTCGCCGTACCGGCTGCAAGAGGTGGAGTACGGCGCCGACGTCACGTTCACCGTCGCCGTCACCGAGGACGCCGTGACGGATTTCAAGACCTGGCTGGCCGAACACACCGGTACGACGGTCGACGTCATCGACGCCGGGCCCCGGGATCTCTATCTGCCGTGA
- a CDS encoding PH domain-containing protein — MGLFDGMLGNASSIEPRAAMREFGRLLAQGEEIHAAYQLIRDSFLFTDRRLILVDKQGVTGRKVEYHSIPYRSITHFAVETAGTFDLDAELKLWLSGEPEPITKQFGKGVDVYEVQALLSTYVVR; from the coding sequence ATGGGGCTCTTCGACGGGATGCTGGGCAATGCCTCGAGTATCGAACCTCGCGCGGCGATGCGGGAGTTCGGCCGTCTGCTGGCGCAGGGGGAGGAGATCCATGCCGCCTATCAGCTGATCCGGGACTCGTTCCTCTTCACCGATCGGCGTTTGATCCTTGTCGACAAGCAGGGCGTGACCGGCCGAAAGGTCGAGTACCACTCGATTCCGTATCGCAGCATCACCCACTTCGCGGTCGAGACCGCCGGCACCTTCGACCTCGACGCCGAACTGAAGCTGTGGCTTTCCGGGGAGCCGGAGCCGATCACGAAGCAGTTCGGCAAGGGGGTCGACGTCTACGAAGTCCAAGCCCTCCTGAGCACCTATGTGGTGCGGTGA
- a CDS encoding beta family protein, with the protein MSAAQRTPLLAVKSKEGELQALLNTTEVNDRVQVMVELLDSVDSGGLVIKKVVDFCVESASRGRPVWVDTTWLTRASDLGASPRAVLERLEHEIEESLGLFSICSEQPCLIPVVPLNTDDEGLRAIRMFLEHRRRPVVVRCRQTSLPTTELLRTLDRIATALRLGTDELHLVFDEGYVRKLETHRVDALVDNITGLANRNEYASVAVLAGSTPRKRGGYETHLRRRVEVELWKAVREASGERIRYGDYGVVHPDPQKSSKGGRIPNPYIYYTVPGATLYIARKNPERKGNSVPPGSTERYFLKVADELVHRPEFAGADFSWGDRNLYTCRKRPNPQVGSASRWIAFATSHHVVHVSRSLDTP; encoded by the coding sequence GTGTCGGCTGCGCAAAGAACACCACTCCTCGCGGTCAAAAGCAAAGAAGGTGAACTGCAAGCCCTTCTCAACACCACCGAAGTGAACGACCGTGTGCAAGTCATGGTCGAATTACTCGACAGCGTGGATTCGGGCGGGCTGGTCATCAAGAAGGTCGTTGACTTCTGTGTCGAATCCGCTTCGCGAGGTCGTCCGGTCTGGGTCGACACGACGTGGTTGACCAGGGCCAGTGACTTGGGTGCCTCACCCCGAGCGGTACTCGAGCGTCTCGAACACGAGATCGAGGAAAGCCTTGGTCTTTTCTCGATCTGCTCAGAACAACCGTGCTTGATCCCGGTCGTCCCGCTGAACACCGATGACGAGGGACTTCGCGCGATACGGATGTTCCTGGAACATCGAAGGCGTCCCGTCGTCGTCCGTTGTCGGCAGACCAGCCTGCCGACAACGGAGCTACTGCGGACACTGGATCGGATCGCGACGGCACTGCGACTCGGGACCGACGAGTTGCACTTGGTCTTCGACGAAGGGTATGTGAGGAAACTCGAGACACATCGCGTCGATGCTCTTGTCGACAACATCACCGGACTGGCGAACCGGAACGAATACGCCTCGGTCGCGGTGTTGGCCGGTTCGACGCCACGGAAACGCGGTGGTTACGAGACACATCTCCGCCGACGCGTCGAGGTGGAGCTGTGGAAGGCCGTGCGGGAGGCGAGTGGCGAACGCATCCGGTACGGGGATTACGGAGTCGTTCATCCTGATCCCCAAAAATCGAGCAAGGGAGGGAGGATACCCAACCCTTACATCTATTACACCGTTCCGGGAGCGACGCTGTACATCGCCCGCAAGAACCCAGAGCGCAAAGGGAACTCGGTACCACCGGGATCCACCGAACGGTACTTCCTCAAAGTCGCCGACGAACTCGTGCATCGGCCCGAATTCGCCGGTGCCGACTTCTCGTGGGGTGACCGAAACCTCTACACTTGCCGCAAACGACCGAACCCACAGGTGGGCAGCGCATCGAGGTGGATCGCGTTCGCCACCTCGCACCATGTGGTGCATGTGTCGAGATCTCTGGACACACCGTGA